A stretch of Besnoitia besnoiti strain Bb-Ger1 chromosome V, whole genome shotgun sequence DNA encodes these proteins:
- a CDS encoding hypothetical protein (encoded by transcript BESB_060690) produces the protein MDEGGTNKAHVLGDSSYNGGADNERAVSVELDGQTSAQDPGSSFDQQAVPVSLCVVAGGMSDGDDHGDTVSGWLRHTPECAMLPNSGCGPTAEGAMPGDTFARERSPVTEGFIVTPHQHAASADAAQQPHSTESEATLDTVLNSPHIGRDHDKDDAINQKLRSRLESEAAALERAAETLIELKAQEDYLRKRSISREDAMRFWLKKADAQKKHLVFLREQCATGGSIEKLKSIQNQIREKEIVLRELKAVDVGLERVRRQQDMAVQHIEAKNYALPRKVSLAMAMGPGNSASKQEPHWTLTVEHAS, from the exons ATGGACGAGGGAGGCACCAATAAAGCGCACGTCTTAGGGGATTCGAGTTATAACGGAGGTGCAGACAACGAAAGAGCTGTTTCTGTTGAGCTGGATGGGCAGACTTCGGCGCAGGATCCAGGCTCCAGTTTCGACCAGCAGGCGGTCCCTGTCAGCCTGTGCGTGGTTGCCGGTGGCATgtccgacggcgacgaccaTGGCGATACAGTCAGCGGGTGGTTGCGCCACACTCCTGAGTGCGCAATGCTGCCTAACAGCGGTTGCGGACCAACTGCAGAGGGGGCGATGCCAGGCGACACATTTGCCCGAGAGCGCTCCCCAGTAACAGAAGGTTTTATCGTCACGCCGCACCAGCATGCAGCGTCTGCTGACGCCGCTCAGCAGCCGCACTCTACGGAGAGCGAAGCCACTCTCGACACCGTCCTAAACTCCCCCCACATCGGAAGAGA CCATGATAAAGATGATGCGATCAACCAAAAACTGAGAAGCCGCCTTGAATCGGAGGCTGCCGCGTTGGAGAGGGCA GCCGAGACGCTGATTGAGTTAAAGGCTCAGGAGGACTACTTGAGGAAGCGAAGCATTTCACGGGAGGATGCAATGCGATTCTGGCTCAAGAAAGCTGATGCCCAGAAGAAACACCTGGTGTTTCTGCGCGAACAGTGCGCGACAGGTGGAAGCATCGAGAAG TTGAAGAGCATCCAGAATCAAATCCGAGAAAAGGAAATCGTCTTGAGGGAGCTGAAA GCTGTTGATGTCGGTCTGGAGAGAGTACGCCGGCAACAGGATATGGCAGTGCAGCATATTGAAGCGAAGAATTACGCTCTCCCACGGAAAGTAAGTTTGGCGATGGCGATGGGGCCAGGGAACAGTGCATCGAAACAGGAGCCACACTGGACCCTGACCGTCGAACACGCATCGTAG